The proteins below are encoded in one region of Helianthus annuus cultivar XRQ/B chromosome 2, HanXRQr2.0-SUNRISE, whole genome shotgun sequence:
- the LOC110889512 gene encoding uncharacterized protein LOC110889512: protein MSSIAIEIQPMIESNPEMPIHAIQSQLLRKHQLEISLRKVFRAKRITTTRIYGDYQEQYGLLRSYCDELLKANPGSTIKIDMEPCGNPGSPTRQFRRIYVWFASMMRGFKMIGRPLLDVDGCLMKGPFPGQILSAVGIDGNNSIYLVCYALVKPETTQSWKWFLQLLRDNLGCMDESCFTFISDRQKGLIPTMLTVYPNGEHRFCLRHIHENMKSKWCGDVYKNLLWSVGRKTSIPYFNKAMEEIKTTE, encoded by the exons ATGAGTTCAATTGCCATAGAGATCCAACCTATGATTGAAAGCAATCCAGAGATGCCAATTCATGCAATTCAAAGTCAACTTCTTAGGAAGCATCAGCTAGAAATATCACTACGTAAGGTCTTCAGAGCCAAGAGGATAACAACTACCAGGATTTATGGTGATTACCAAGAACAGTATGGTCTGCTAAGGTCGTATTGTGATGAACTTCTCAAAGCCAACCCAGGTAGTACAATTAAAATTGATATGGAGCCATGTGGGAACCCAGGTAGTCCTACAAGGCAGTTTCGCAGGATTTATGTCTGGTTTGCCTCTATGATGAGAGGATTTAAGATGATTGGAAGACCGTTGCTGGATGTCGATGGTTGTTTAATGAAAGGTCCATTTCCTGGACAGATCTTGAGTGCTGTTGGTATAGATGGGAACAATAGCATATATCTAGTTTGTTATGCCCTTGTTAAGCCAGAAACAACACAAAGCTGGAAATGGTTTTTGCAACTGTTGAGAGATAACCTAGGGTGTATGGATGAATCTTGTTTCACCTTCATCAGCGACAGACAAAAG GGTCTGATTCCAACTATGCTAACTGTTTATCCTAATGGTGAGCACAGATTTTGTTTGAGGCACATCCATGAGAACATGAAATCCAAGTGGTGTGGAGATGTTTACAAGAATTTGCTTTGGTCAGTCGGAAGGAAGACATCCATTCCATATTTTAACAAAGCTATGGAAGAAATTAAGACAACAGAATGA